TTAGAGGCGGCATTAAAGGAGGCAGAAGCAAAACTTGCCCAAGCAGATACCGCCTACAAAGCAGCAGAGGCAACACTGCAATCTGCAACTGCAGCTTATAATCAGCAGATGCAAGACAAGGTATCCCCAATACAGAACAAAATAGATGCAGAACAAATCCAAATACGAATGGATCAAGACGACATATCTTCTGGGGAAGAGACTATACAAAAGACACAACAAGACTATGCAGACGCTAAAAATCGCCTAACAAAAGACCAAGCCGCACTGCAAAAAGCGCAACAAGCCGTAACCACTGCACAACAAGCACTTAGTGTGGCACAAGAAAAGGTGCGCCAAGCCAGCGCAGCTCAGGGGACAGCAAGCTCAAACAATCTAAATGCGCAAAATCAAATAAGACAGGCTCAAGTTGCGTTACAAAACGCTAAGATAGATCAAGATAACGCTAGTATAAATGTAATTAACGCGCAACAGGCAGTCAAAACAGCACAAGCTTCTATTGCCAATCTTCAAAACCAAATACAGAGCCACAACTCTCACCCAACCTCTAGCCCAAAAACAAACTCAGGAACAGGTGTTGGTCATGATAAAAATAGCTTCTACTAGCAACAAAATGGATAAAGAAGGGAAAACAAGCAATAAAACTTCCAACACTACATCTCTTGAAAATCTCATTGATTCCTTGATTCATAAAACAGAAACCAACATCCAATCAGCTATAGATAACTACTTTAGTCAGGTGGAACAAACAATTAAAAACGCCGTGAGTGCCATCATCAGCACTTTGGATCAAAATACACCCGCTCAGGCTATACAAAGTATTATATCCGGAATGCAAAAATATGTCAGTATGGATAGTGGCTTAACCATCCAGATAGCAAGTGCAATTAACCCCTCTTTCCAAAAGAACCTTGCAAATTTTGAACATAGCATGCAAGATAACATGATAGATTTAAAAGCCATGCAAACTAATCTCCATGTTTTGGTGGCTCAAGCTTCTCAAATGCGCGCCACCTTATTAGAGGGCTTGGCTAGTGGAACTATCCCATTGGCAATTTCTGCAAAATTACCTGCAAATTCCATACAATAAGAAACCCAGTCAATCATCGAAAATCTTAATAAACTCTTGATTTACCTCAAAGCCACTCAGCAAGAACTGCAAGCCTACCAAAAAACCAGTCCTCAAGAGTTTTTAGCGACAGCTGGGGGGATAGGTCTAGCCAACCAAACCATGAATTCTCATGCAAACATGTATGGAGTGGATGTCCAAGTCGGTTATAAACAATTTTTTGGCAAGAAAAAACGCTGGGGTTTGCGCTATTACGGCAGTTTTAGTTACCAAAGAGGGGTATTTTATGACAAAAATATTGCAAGTCTAAACGACCTTGTCTATGGCGTGGGTATGGACGCCCTTTATAACTTCTATGAAAGTAAGGATGGCAGATACATCACAGGAATGTTTCTAGGCTTTATGCTTGCAGGGAACAGTTGGGTTGTTCCAAGCTACCACACTTTGCATACAGAAATGAGTCGCATCAATGAGCAAGGAGGTAAAGCCAAAATGAATTCTACTTATTTCCAAATCCCTCTCAACATTGGGTTTAGAACCAATGTAAACAAACACAATGGCTTTGAAATAGGTCTGCGCATCCCTCTAG
This portion of the Helicobacter felis ATCC 49179 genome encodes:
- a CDS encoding outer membrane protein, producing the protein MIYLKATQQELQAYQKTSPQEFLATAGGIGLANQTMNSHANMYGVDVQVGYKQFFGKKKRWGLRYYGSFSYQRGVFYDKNIASLNDLVYGVGMDALYNFYESKDGRYITGMFLGFMLAGNSWVVPSYHTLHTEMSRINEQGGKAKMNSTYFQIPLNIGFRTNVNKHNGFEIGLRIPLATNYYFKGNLHGMALA